In one window of Scylla paramamosain isolate STU-SP2022 chromosome 38, ASM3559412v1, whole genome shotgun sequence DNA:
- the LOC135091901 gene encoding uncharacterized protein LOC135091901: protein MCPRHHHPSHHCLPRGRHITKEMQGNSSPHGLLHNLLAPYPTRGGMQTPGFAALGGMQTPGFAAQGGMQTPGSATWGGMQTPGFAALGGMQTPGFAAQGGMQTPGSATRGGMQTPGFAALGGMQTPGFAAQGGMQTPGFAALGGMQTPGFATQGGMQTPGFAALGGMQTPGFAARDGMQTPGSATRGGMQTPGFAALGGMQTPGFAAQGGMQTPGFAALGGMQTPGFATQGGMQTPGFAALGGMQTPGFAALGGMQTPGSATRGGMQTPGFAALGGMQTPGFAARGGMQTPGFAAHGAMQNPGFAARGGMQTPGFAAHGAMQNPGFAARGGMQTPGFAARGGMQIPGFAAWGGMQTPGFAARGGMQTLGLPPGVRQL from the coding sequence ATGTGCCCccgtcaccaccaccccagTCATCACTGCCTCCCAAGAGGACGACACATCACGAAAGAAATGCAGGGGAACTCAAGCCCACACGGACTTCTTCACAACCTACTGGCGCCCTACCCCACCCGGGGTGGAATGCAGACCCCTGGCTTTGCTGCCCTCGGTGGGATGCAGACCCCTGGCTTTGCCGCCCAGGGTGGGATGCAGACCCCTGGCTCTGCCACCTGGGGTGGAATGCAGACCCCTGGCTTTGCTGCCCTCGGTGGGATGCAGACCCCTGGCTTTGCCGCCCAGGGTGGGATGCAGACCCCTGGCTCTGCCACCCGGGGTGGAATGCAGACCCCTGGCTTTGCTGCCCTCGGTGGGATGCAGACCCCTGGCTTTGCCGCCCAGGGTGGAATGCAGACCCCTGGCTTTGCTGCTCTCGGTGGGATGCAGACCCCTGGCTTTGCCACCCAGGGTGGAATGCAGACACCTGGCTTTGCTGCCCTCGGTGGGATGCAGACCCCTGGCTTTGCCGCCCGGGATGGAATGCAGACCCCTGGCTCTGCCACCCGGGGTGGAATGCAGACCCCTGGCTTTGCTGCCCTCGGTGGGATGCAGACCCCTGGCTTTGCCGCCCAGGGTGGAATGCAGACCCCTGGCTTTGCTGCTCTCGGTGGGATGCAGACCCCTGGCTTTGCCACCCAGGGTGGAATGCAGACCCCTGGCTTTGCTGCCCTCGGTGGGATGCAGACCCCTGGCTTTGCTGCCCTCGGTGGGATGCAGACCCCTGGCTCTGCCACCCGGGGTGGAATGCAGACCCCTGGCTTTGCTGCCCTCGGTGGGATGCAGACCCCTGGCTTTGCCGCCCGCGGTGGGATGCAGACCCCTGGCTTTGCCGCCCACGGTGCGATGCAAAACCCTGGCTTTGCCGCCCGCGGTGGGATGCAGACCCCTGGCTTTGCCGCCCACGGTGCGATGCAAAACCCTGGCTTTGCCGCCCGCGGTGGGATGCAGACCCCTGGCTTTGCCGCGCGGGGTGGGATGCAGATCCCTGGCTTTGCCGCCTGGGGTGGGATGCAGACCCCTGGCTTTGCCGCGCGGGGTGGGATGCAGACACTTGGCTTACCGCCTGGAGTGAGGCAattgtaa
- the LOC135091621 gene encoding uncharacterized protein LOC135091621, whose translation MKKDPELDKAERLMQLTLSERRKKIINGNILVAEILNLYPWIQTFDGIIKEFLRLEPHADEPDPRVAVLKGLEKYRLPIIAILKKRKAVPLYMETLLELYDHDESQCTRRRTKNRAV comes from the exons atgaagaaagatcccgagttagataag gctgaacgcctcatgcagttgacactctctgagagacgcaaaaaaataatcaatgggaacattcttgtagcagaaatcctgaacttgtacccatggattcagacttttgatggt ataatcaaggagttcctgagattagaaccacatgcggatgaaccagacccaagagtagcagttttgaaagggctggagaaatataggctcccaataattgccattctcaaaaaaagaaaagcagttcctctgtatatggaaaccttacttgaactctatgaccatgatgaaagtcaat gtaccagaagaagaactaagaacaggGCAGTCTAG